The proteins below are encoded in one region of Citrobacter enshiensis:
- a CDS encoding abortive infection family protein yields the protein MERKIPQPLVSVVADHISSIETHASLNSLFFYADAPGDAPDGSKHVKALEWLRRINKECDDPLAVLGKLLEGYMESETSFPTPSPFNLFAENKNEPTFKENINKMLAKYGFSYMTGGYISSGGSKPSVSLQEAIEGRNMPAIEMEFNRALEHIQKEPKESVSAACNILESVCKIYITDEGLQMPAKQDLQSVWKVVKDSLGMNPQVIEDNDLRRILTGLFSIVDGIGAFRTHASTAHGAGRKSYKVLPRHARLAINSAHTLVLYILESWDERKLKE from the coding sequence ATGGAAAGAAAAATTCCGCAACCTTTGGTGTCAGTTGTAGCCGATCACATATCATCTATAGAAACTCATGCAAGTTTAAATAGCCTTTTTTTCTATGCTGATGCCCCAGGAGACGCTCCTGATGGTTCAAAGCACGTCAAAGCACTGGAATGGCTCCGCAGAATAAACAAAGAATGTGACGACCCTCTCGCTGTACTTGGCAAGTTGCTCGAAGGTTACATGGAGAGTGAAACATCCTTTCCCACCCCGTCTCCATTCAATTTATTTGCTGAAAACAAAAATGAGCCAACCTTCAAAGAAAACATTAATAAAATGTTGGCTAAATACGGCTTCTCATATATGACAGGCGGCTACATCTCTTCTGGGGGTTCGAAGCCATCAGTTTCATTGCAAGAGGCGATTGAAGGCAGAAACATGCCTGCAATTGAAATGGAGTTCAACCGAGCTTTGGAGCATATACAAAAAGAGCCCAAAGAGTCGGTCTCCGCTGCATGCAATATTCTTGAATCAGTTTGCAAAATTTATATTACAGATGAAGGTTTACAGATGCCCGCCAAGCAAGACCTTCAGAGTGTATGGAAAGTGGTGAAAGATAGCTTAGGCATGAATCCTCAAGTGATTGAGGATAATGACCTGCGCAGGATACTCACCGGACTATTCTCTATCGTAGATGGTATCGGTGCTTTCCGTACACACGCCAGCACAGCACACGGCGCAGGAAGAAAATCCTATAAAGTTCTGCCCCGTCATGCCCGGCTTGCGATTAACTCGGCACATACGCTGGTTTTATATATTCTGGAGTCATGGGACGAAAGAAAACTGAAGGAATAG
- the rpoD gene encoding RNA polymerase sigma factor RpoD yields MEQNPQSQLKLLVQRGKEQGYLTYAEVNDHLPEDIVDSDQIEDIIQMINDMGIQVMEEAPDADDLLLAENTNSTDEDAEEAAAQVLSSVESEIGRTTDPVRMYMREMGTVELLTREGEIDIAKRIEDGINQVQCSVAEYPEAITYLLEQYDRVEAEEARLSDLITGFVDPNAEEDLAPTATHVGSELSQEELDDDEDEDEEEDDDSSDDDNSIDPELAREKFGELRTQYEITRDTIKAKGRSHAAAQAEIQKLSEVFKQFRLVPKQFDYLVNSMRVMMDRVRTQERLIMKLCVEQCKMPKKNFITLFTGNETSETWFNAAIAMNKPWSEKLHDVADDVHRGLQKLQQIEEETGLTIEQVKDINRRMSIGEAKARRAKKEMVEANLRLVISIAKKYTNRGLQFLDLIQEGNIGLMKAVDKFEYRRGYKFSTYATWWIRQAITRSIADQARTIRIPVHMIETINKLNRISRQMLQEMGREPTPEELAERMLMPEDKIRKVLKIAKEPISMETPIGDDEDSHLGDFIEDTTLELPLDSATTESLRAATHDVLAGLTAREAKVLRMRFGIDMNTDHTLEEVGKQFDVTRERIRQIEAKALRKLRHPSRSEVLRSFLDD; encoded by the coding sequence ATGGAGCAAAACCCGCAGTCACAGCTGAAGCTTCTTGTCCAACGTGGTAAGGAGCAAGGCTATCTGACCTATGCCGAGGTCAATGACCATCTGCCGGAAGATATCGTCGATTCAGATCAAATCGAAGACATCATCCAAATGATCAATGACATGGGTATTCAGGTGATGGAAGAAGCACCGGATGCCGACGATCTGCTGCTTGCTGAAAACACCAACAGCACCGATGAAGACGCGGAAGAAGCTGCGGCTCAGGTTCTCTCCAGCGTGGAATCTGAAATCGGTCGTACAACTGACCCGGTACGCATGTATATGCGTGAAATGGGCACGGTTGAACTGTTAACCCGTGAAGGCGAAATTGACATCGCTAAACGTATCGAAGACGGGATTAACCAGGTTCAATGCTCCGTTGCCGAGTATCCGGAAGCCATTACCTATCTGCTTGAACAGTACGATCGCGTTGAAGCTGAAGAAGCGCGTCTGTCCGATCTGATCACCGGTTTTGTTGACCCGAACGCGGAAGAAGACCTGGCACCTACCGCCACTCACGTCGGTTCTGAACTCTCCCAGGAAGAGCTGGATGACGACGAAGATGAAGACGAAGAAGAAGACGACGACAGCAGCGATGACGACAACAGCATCGATCCTGAATTAGCACGTGAGAAATTCGGTGAGCTGCGTACTCAGTACGAAATCACCCGCGACACCATCAAAGCGAAAGGCCGCAGCCATGCAGCAGCACAGGCTGAGATTCAGAAGCTTTCTGAAGTGTTCAAACAGTTCCGTCTGGTGCCAAAACAGTTCGACTACCTGGTAAACAGCATGCGCGTCATGATGGACCGCGTCCGTACCCAGGAACGTCTGATCATGAAGCTCTGCGTTGAGCAGTGCAAAATGCCGAAGAAAAACTTCATCACGCTGTTCACCGGCAACGAAACCAGCGAAACCTGGTTCAACGCTGCTATCGCGATGAACAAACCGTGGTCTGAAAAACTGCACGATGTGGCAGATGACGTTCACCGCGGCCTGCAGAAACTGCAGCAGATCGAAGAAGAAACCGGCCTGACCATTGAACAGGTCAAAGATATCAACCGTCGCATGTCCATCGGTGAAGCGAAAGCGCGTCGTGCGAAGAAAGAGATGGTTGAAGCGAACCTGCGTCTGGTTATCTCTATCGCCAAGAAATACACCAACCGTGGTCTGCAGTTCCTGGATCTGATTCAGGAAGGCAACATCGGTCTGATGAAAGCGGTAGATAAATTTGAATACCGTCGCGGTTACAAGTTCTCCACCTATGCAACCTGGTGGATCCGTCAGGCGATCACCCGCTCTATCGCGGATCAGGCGCGTACCATCCGTATTCCGGTACATATGATTGAGACGATCAACAAGCTCAACCGTATTTCTCGCCAGATGCTGCAAGAGATGGGCCGCGAACCGACGCCGGAAGAACTGGCTGAACGTATGCTGATGCCAGAAGATAAGATCCGTAAAGTGCTGAAGATCGCCAAAGAGCCAATCTCCATGGAAACGCCGATCGGCGACGATGAAGATTCGCATCTGGGTGATTTCATCGAGGATACCACCCTCGAGCTGCCGCTGGACTCTGCGACCACCGAGAGCCTGCGTGCCGCAACGCACGACGTTCTGGCTGGCCTGACCGCCCGTGAAGCGAAAGTTCTGCGTATGCGTTTTGGTATCGACATGAACACCGACCACACGCTGGAAGAAGTGGGTAAACAGTTCGACGTCACCCGCGAACGTATCCGTCAGATCGAAGCGAAGGCGCTGCGTAAACTGCGTCACCCGAGCCGTTCTGAAGTGCTGCGTAGCTTCCTCGACGATTAA
- the mug gene encoding G/U mismatch-specific DNA glycosylase, with amino-acid sequence MVKDILAPGLRVVFCGINPGLSSAGMGLPFAHPANRFWKVIHQAGFTDRQLKPEEAQHLLDFRCGVTKLVDRPTVQANEVSREELRNGGHNLIDKIERYQPQALAILGKQAFEQGFSQRGVQWGKQAMSIGVTQVWVLPNTSGLSRIALDKLVEAYRELDEALTVRGR; translated from the coding sequence ATGGTTAAGGACATACTGGCGCCGGGGCTTCGCGTCGTGTTTTGCGGCATCAACCCGGGGCTGTCTTCAGCGGGAATGGGGTTACCGTTTGCGCATCCCGCCAACCGCTTCTGGAAGGTGATTCATCAGGCCGGATTTACCGATCGCCAACTAAAACCGGAGGAGGCGCAACACCTGCTGGATTTTCGCTGTGGTGTGACCAAACTGGTCGACAGGCCGACGGTACAAGCGAATGAAGTCTCGCGAGAGGAGTTACGTAACGGCGGTCACAACCTGATTGACAAGATTGAGCGCTACCAGCCACAGGCGCTGGCCATTCTGGGTAAGCAGGCTTTTGAGCAGGGATTTAGCCAACGTGGCGTACAGTGGGGAAAACAGGCGATGAGTATTGGCGTGACCCAGGTATGGGTGCTACCGAATACCAGCGGGCTAAGCCGGATCGCTCTGGATAAGCTGGTCGAAGCCTATCGGGAGCTGGATGAGGCGCTGACGGTGCGCGGACGTTAA
- the ttdA gene encoding L(+)-tartrate dehydratase subunit alpha — protein MMSNQNNQNAVNTLTEIVANFTAMISTRMPDDVVAKLKQLREGETSPMGKIIYHTMFDNMQKAIDLNRPACQDTGEIMFFVKVGSRFPLLGELQSILKQAVEDATVKAPLRHNAVEIFDEVNTGKNTGSGVPWVTWDIIPDGDEAEIEVYMAGGGCTLPGRSKVLMPSEGYEGVVKFVFENISTLAVNACPPVLVGVGIATSVETAAVLSRKAVLRPIGTRHPNPKAAELELRLEEGLNRLGIGPQGLTGNSSVMGVHIESAARHPSTIGVAVSTGCWAHRRGTLLVHSDLSFENLSHTRSAL, from the coding sequence ATGATGAGCAATCAAAATAATCAAAACGCGGTTAATACGTTGACAGAAATTGTCGCTAATTTTACCGCCATGATTTCTACCCGGATGCCCGACGACGTGGTGGCTAAATTAAAACAGCTGCGAGAAGGCGAAACCTCGCCAATGGGTAAAATCATTTACCACACCATGTTCGACAACATGCAGAAGGCTATCGACCTGAACCGCCCGGCCTGTCAGGACACCGGCGAGATCATGTTTTTTGTCAAGGTCGGTTCCCGTTTCCCGCTGCTGGGTGAGCTGCAAAGCATTCTTAAACAGGCCGTAGAAGATGCCACCGTGAAAGCGCCGCTGCGCCACAATGCGGTAGAGATTTTTGACGAAGTAAACACCGGTAAAAACACCGGCAGCGGCGTGCCGTGGGTGACCTGGGACATCATCCCCGACGGCGATGAGGCAGAAATCGAAGTCTACATGGCAGGCGGCGGCTGTACGTTGCCGGGACGCTCCAAAGTGCTAATGCCCTCCGAAGGCTACGAAGGCGTGGTGAAATTCGTCTTTGAAAATATCTCCACGCTGGCCGTAAACGCCTGTCCGCCGGTACTGGTGGGCGTGGGAATCGCAACCTCTGTTGAAACCGCCGCCGTACTCTCACGTAAAGCGGTGCTGCGCCCGATTGGCACACGACATCCAAATCCAAAAGCCGCCGAGCTTGAACTGCGCCTGGAAGAAGGACTTAACCGGCTGGGAATTGGCCCGCAAGGACTCACCGGCAACAGCTCAGTGATGGGCGTGCATATCGAATCCGCCGCGCGCCACCCGTCGACGATCGGCGTGGCGGTTTCCACCGGCTGCTGGGCGCACCGTCGCGGCACGCTGCTGGTTCATTCTGACCTCTCCTTCGAAAACCTGTCCCACACCCGGAGCGCGTTATGA
- the rpsU gene encoding 30S ribosomal protein S21: MPVIKVRENEPFDVALRRFKRSCEKAGVLAEVRRREFYEKPTTERKRAKASAVKRHAKKLARENARRTRLY; this comes from the coding sequence ATGCCGGTAATTAAAGTACGTGAAAACGAGCCGTTCGACGTAGCACTGCGTCGCTTCAAGCGTTCCTGCGAAAAAGCAGGTGTTCTGGCGGAAGTTCGTCGTCGTGAGTTCTATGAAAAACCGACTACCGAACGTAAGCGCGCTAAAGCTTCCGCTGTGAAACGTCACGCGAAGAAACTGGCTCGCGAAAACGCACGCCGCACTCGTCTGTACTAA
- a CDS encoding anion permease, producing MAPLAGWWRYLAPLVVIAIITVLPVPTGLESHTWLYFAVFTGVIVGLILEPVPGAVVAMIGISIIAVLSPWLLFSPEQLAQEGFKFTAKSLSWAVSGFSNSVIWLIFAAFMFGTGYEKTGLGRRIALMLVKKMGHRTLFLGYAVMFSELILAPVTPSNSARGAGIIYPIIRNLPPLYNSQPNDTSSRSIGSYIMWMGIVADCVTSAIFLTAMAPNLLLIGLMKGAAHTALSWGDWFLGMLPLSILLVLLVPWLAYVLYPPVLKSGDQVPRWAETELKAMGPLCSREKKMLVLMVGALVLWILGGDYIDAAMVGYSVVALMLVLRIISWDDIVSNKAAWNVFFWLASLITLATGLNNTGFITWFGKLLANGLSGYSPVMVMVALIVVFYLLRYFFASATAYTSALAPMMIAAALAMPEIPLPVFCLMVGAAIGLGSILTPYATGPSPIYYGSGYLPTVDYWRLGAIFGLIFLVLLVVTGLVWMPLVLL from the coding sequence ATGGCACCTTTAGCTGGTTGGTGGCGATACCTGGCTCCGCTGGTGGTCATCGCCATTATTACTGTTTTGCCCGTCCCCACCGGTCTTGAGAGCCACACCTGGCTCTATTTTGCGGTCTTTACCGGTGTCATCGTGGGACTCATTCTGGAACCTGTGCCGGGCGCGGTAGTCGCGATGATTGGGATTTCGATCATTGCCGTCCTGTCGCCGTGGCTGCTGTTCAGCCCGGAACAGCTCGCGCAGGAAGGTTTCAAATTTACCGCCAAATCACTGTCGTGGGCGGTCTCTGGCTTTTCTAACTCGGTTATCTGGCTGATTTTCGCCGCCTTTATGTTCGGCACCGGCTATGAAAAAACCGGCCTCGGTCGGCGTATTGCCTTGATGCTGGTGAAAAAGATGGGGCATCGCACGCTATTTCTTGGCTACGCGGTGATGTTCTCTGAGCTGATCCTCGCTCCCGTTACCCCCTCCAACTCCGCGCGCGGCGCCGGGATAATCTACCCGATTATCCGTAACCTGCCGCCGCTCTATAACTCACAGCCCAATGACACCAGTTCCCGTTCTATTGGCTCCTACATTATGTGGATGGGAATTGTCGCCGACTGCGTGACCAGCGCCATTTTCCTGACCGCGATGGCGCCTAATCTGCTGCTGATTGGCCTGATGAAAGGCGCGGCCCATACGGCGCTAAGCTGGGGAGACTGGTTCTTAGGCATGCTGCCGCTGAGTATTCTGTTGGTCCTGCTGGTGCCGTGGCTGGCCTACGTGCTGTATCCGCCAGTACTGAAATCAGGCGATCAGGTACCGCGCTGGGCGGAGACGGAGCTGAAAGCGATGGGTCCGCTCTGCTCACGTGAGAAAAAGATGCTGGTGCTGATGGTTGGCGCGCTGGTGCTGTGGATCTTAGGCGGTGATTATATCGATGCCGCGATGGTCGGTTACAGCGTGGTGGCATTAATGCTGGTATTACGCATCATCTCCTGGGATGACATCGTCAGTAATAAAGCCGCGTGGAACGTCTTCTTCTGGCTCGCTTCGCTGATTACCCTCGCAACAGGACTCAACAATACCGGCTTTATCACCTGGTTTGGCAAGCTGCTGGCAAACGGGTTGAGCGGCTATTCGCCGGTGATGGTAATGGTCGCGCTGATTGTGGTGTTCTATCTGCTGCGCTACTTCTTTGCCAGCGCCACCGCCTATACCTCAGCGCTGGCACCGATGATGATCGCCGCCGCGCTGGCGATGCCGGAGATCCCGTTACCGGTGTTCTGCCTGATGGTGGGCGCAGCCATTGGTCTGGGCAGCATTCTTACCCCGTATGCGACCGGGCCAAGCCCCATCTACTACGGCAGTGGTTATCTGCCAACGGTCGATTACTGGCGGTTAGGTGCCATTTTCGGCCTGATCTTCCTCGTTCTGCTGGTGGTAACCGGTCTGGTCTGGATGCCTCTCGTTTTGCTGTAA
- the ttdR gene encoding L-tartrate utilization transcriptional activator TtdR — protein MLNNYPLAKDLQVLIEIVHTGSFSAAAAALGQTPAFVTKRIQILETTLAVTLLNRSARGVALTESGQRCYEHALEILTRYQHLVDDVTQIKTRPEGMIRIGCSFGFGRSHIAPAITELMRNYPELQVHFELFDRQIDLVQDNIDLDIRINDEIPDYYIAHLLTKNKRILCASPAYLQKYAEPKSLQELCHHDCLVTKERDMTHGVWELGNGEEKKSVKVTGHLSSNSGEIVLQWALEGKGIMLRSEWDVQPFLTSGKLVRVLPEYAQSANIWAVYQEPLYRSVKLRVCVEFLAAWCQQRLGRPNEGYQPALTMGSE, from the coding sequence ATGCTGAATAACTATCCCTTAGCCAAAGACCTGCAGGTGCTGATTGAAATTGTCCATACGGGAAGCTTTAGCGCGGCGGCGGCGGCGCTGGGGCAAACGCCCGCATTTGTGACTAAACGGATTCAGATCCTCGAGACAACCCTTGCCGTCACGCTGCTGAACCGCTCGGCAAGAGGCGTTGCGCTCACGGAAAGCGGGCAGCGGTGCTATGAACATGCGCTGGAAATTCTTACCCGGTATCAGCATCTGGTGGATGACGTGACGCAAATCAAAACCCGTCCGGAGGGAATGATTCGCATTGGCTGTAGTTTTGGTTTTGGGCGTAGCCATATTGCCCCCGCCATTACCGAACTGATGCGCAATTATCCTGAATTACAGGTCCATTTTGAACTCTTTGATCGGCAGATTGATTTAGTGCAAGACAATATCGATCTCGATATTCGGATTAATGATGAAATTCCAGATTATTATATTGCGCATTTGTTAACAAAGAATAAAAGGATATTGTGTGCGTCCCCCGCGTACTTGCAAAAATATGCTGAACCGAAATCATTACAGGAATTATGTCATCATGATTGCCTGGTGACAAAAGAACGTGATATGACCCACGGAGTATGGGAACTGGGAAATGGCGAAGAGAAAAAATCAGTGAAGGTAACGGGCCATCTTTCCTCCAACAGTGGTGAAATTGTTTTGCAATGGGCGCTGGAGGGAAAAGGAATTATGTTGCGTTCTGAGTGGGATGTGCAGCCGTTTCTGACCAGCGGCAAACTGGTTCGGGTGTTACCGGAGTATGCGCAAAGCGCCAATATCTGGGCTGTTTATCAGGAACCGCTTTATCGCAGCGTGAAGTTAAGGGTATGCGTGGAGTTTCTGGCGGCATGGTGCCAGCAGCGGCTAGGCAGGCCCAATGAAGGCTACCAGCCTGCGCTGACGATGGGCAGCGAATAA
- a CDS encoding NADAR family protein, with product MQQGCYSLPALLRALDNDQHVEYLWFWGHQPSADGTITASCFSQWWQNSPFNHNGVVYATAEHWMMAGKARLFGDEAMLTKILAAQTPAEAKKLGRKVAGFDEHRWQESCFELVSEGNYHKFSQHPALKSFLLSTAPRVLVEASPVDKIWGIGLAKDHPDAATPSRWQGENLLGFALMAVRDRLAKE from the coding sequence ATGCAACAAGGATGCTATTCACTCCCCGCTCTGCTCCGTGCGCTCGATAACGACCAGCACGTTGAATATCTGTGGTTCTGGGGACATCAACCCTCCGCTGACGGAACGATCACCGCCTCTTGTTTCAGTCAGTGGTGGCAAAATTCGCCTTTCAATCATAACGGTGTGGTATATGCCACGGCGGAACACTGGATGATGGCCGGAAAAGCGCGTCTGTTTGGCGATGAGGCCATGCTGACGAAGATCCTCGCCGCGCAAACGCCTGCAGAAGCCAAAAAACTGGGCCGCAAAGTCGCAGGATTTGACGAACACCGCTGGCAGGAGAGCTGTTTCGAGCTGGTGAGCGAGGGCAATTACCATAAGTTTAGCCAGCACCCGGCACTCAAGTCATTTCTGCTCAGTACCGCCCCTCGTGTTCTGGTGGAAGCCAGTCCGGTAGATAAAATCTGGGGAATTGGTCTGGCAAAAGATCATCCGGATGCTGCAACACCGTCGCGATGGCAGGGTGAAAATCTGTTGGGATTTGCCCTCATGGCAGTCAGGGATCGCCTGGCGAAAGAGTAA
- the dnaG gene encoding DNA primase → MAGRIPRVFINDLLARTDIVDLIDARVKLKKQGKNYHACCPFHNEKTPSFTVNGEKQFYHCFGCGAHGNAVDFLMNYDKLEFVETVEELAAMHNLEVPYEAGNGPSQIERHQRQSLYQLMDGLNTFYQQSLMQPAATPARQYLEKRGLSRDVIARFAIGFAPPGWDNVLKRFGNNTENRKSLVDAGMLVTNDQGRSYDRFRERVMFPIRDKRGRVIGFGGRVLGDAMPKYLNSPETDIFHKGRQLYGLYEAQQDNADPQRLLVVEGYMDVVALAQYGINYAVASLGTSTTADHIQLLFRATNNVICCYDGDRAGRDAAWRALETALPYMTDGRQLRFMFLPDGEDPDTLVRKEGKEAFEARMEQALPLSAFLFNSLLPQVDLSTPDGRAQLSTLALPLITQVPGETLRIYLRQELGNKLGILDDSQLERLMPKLAENGASRQAPQLKRTTMRILIGLLVQNPDLAPLVPPLGGLDPQKLPGLGLFVELVNTCLSQPGLTTGQLLEHYRGTNDAATLEKLSMWDDIADKDIAEKTFTDSLNHMFDSMLELRQEELIARERTHGLSSEERRELWTLNQELAKK, encoded by the coding sequence ATGGCTGGACGAATTCCACGCGTATTTATCAATGACCTGCTGGCGCGCACCGACATCGTCGATCTCATCGACGCGCGGGTGAAGCTAAAAAAACAGGGCAAAAATTACCATGCGTGCTGTCCATTCCATAACGAAAAAACCCCCTCTTTCACCGTAAACGGTGAGAAACAGTTTTATCACTGCTTTGGATGTGGCGCGCACGGTAACGCCGTCGATTTTCTCATGAACTACGACAAGCTCGAGTTCGTGGAAACGGTCGAAGAGCTGGCTGCGATGCACAATCTTGAAGTGCCCTATGAAGCAGGCAACGGCCCCAGTCAGATAGAGCGCCATCAACGGCAAAGTCTTTATCAATTGATGGACGGCCTGAACACATTTTATCAACAGTCTCTGATGCAACCCGCCGCAACCCCCGCGCGCCAGTATCTGGAAAAGCGAGGATTAAGTCGCGACGTGATCGCCCGTTTTGCTATTGGTTTTGCGCCCCCCGGCTGGGACAACGTCCTGAAACGGTTTGGCAACAATACTGAGAATCGCAAATCGCTGGTTGATGCGGGTATGTTGGTTACCAACGATCAGGGACGCAGTTACGACCGCTTCCGCGAACGGGTGATGTTCCCCATCCGCGATAAGCGTGGACGGGTGATTGGTTTTGGTGGACGCGTGCTGGGTGACGCCATGCCGAAATACCTGAACTCCCCGGAAACCGATATTTTCCATAAAGGTCGCCAGTTGTATGGCCTTTATGAAGCCCAGCAGGATAACGCTGACCCGCAGCGCCTGTTAGTGGTGGAAGGCTATATGGATGTAGTCGCGCTGGCGCAATACGGCATTAACTACGCCGTGGCGTCTCTGGGGACATCGACCACTGCCGATCACATCCAGCTGTTATTTCGTGCGACGAACAACGTCATTTGCTGTTACGACGGTGACCGCGCCGGACGCGATGCCGCCTGGCGAGCGCTGGAAACCGCGCTACCTTATATGACGGATGGTCGCCAGTTACGCTTTATGTTCTTACCTGACGGTGAAGATCCTGACACGCTGGTGCGTAAAGAAGGTAAAGAAGCATTCGAAGCTCGGATGGAGCAGGCATTGCCGCTCTCCGCGTTTTTGTTTAACAGCCTGCTGCCGCAAGTGGATCTGAGTACTCCGGACGGACGTGCTCAGCTCAGTACGCTGGCGCTGCCGTTAATCACGCAGGTGCCGGGTGAAACGCTGCGTATTTATTTGCGACAGGAACTGGGCAACAAGCTCGGCATTCTGGATGACAGCCAGCTTGAACGTTTAATGCCAAAACTGGCAGAAAATGGCGCTTCCCGCCAGGCTCCGCAGCTAAAACGCACGACCATGCGTATACTGATAGGATTACTGGTGCAAAACCCAGATTTAGCACCGTTGGTTCCACCGCTTGGTGGACTGGATCCACAAAAATTGCCGGGACTTGGCTTATTTGTAGAACTGGTCAACACTTGTCTGTCTCAGCCAGGTCTGACCACTGGGCAACTTTTAGAACATTATCGCGGCACAAATGATGCGGCGACCCTTGAAAAATTGTCGATGTGGGACGATATAGCAGATAAGGATATCGCAGAAAAAACCTTCACCGACTCACTCAACCATATGTTTGATTCGATGCTTGAGCTGCGCCAGGAAGAGTTGATAGCTCGTGAGCGCACACACGGTTTAAGCAGCGAAGAACGCCGGGAACTCTGGACGCTAAACCAGGAACTGGCGAAGAAATAA
- the ttdB gene encoding L(+)-tartrate dehydratase subunit beta has protein sequence MKKILTTPIKAEDLEDIRIGDVIYLTGTLVTCRDVCHRRLIELKRPIPYDLNGKAIFHAGPIVRKNGEKWEMVSVGPTTSMRMEAFEKEFIEQTGVKLVVGKGGMGPLTEEGCQKFKALHVIFPAGCAVVAATQVEEIEEVHWTELGMPESLWVCRVKEFGPLIVSIDTHGNNLIAENKKQFAARRGPIVDEICEHVHYIK, from the coding sequence ATGAAAAAGATCCTGACTACCCCGATCAAGGCCGAAGACCTGGAAGATATCCGTATTGGCGATGTGATCTACCTGACCGGCACACTGGTGACCTGCCGCGACGTCTGCCACCGTCGCCTGATCGAACTTAAGCGTCCGATCCCTTACGACCTCAACGGCAAAGCGATTTTCCACGCCGGTCCCATCGTGCGTAAGAACGGGGAGAAGTGGGAGATGGTCTCCGTCGGCCCAACTACCAGCATGCGCATGGAAGCCTTTGAAAAAGAGTTTATTGAGCAGACCGGCGTGAAGCTGGTGGTGGGTAAAGGCGGCATGGGTCCGCTCACCGAAGAGGGTTGCCAGAAATTTAAAGCGCTGCACGTGATCTTCCCGGCGGGCTGCGCAGTCGTTGCTGCGACCCAGGTTGAAGAGATTGAAGAAGTGCACTGGACGGAACTCGGCATGCCGGAATCCCTCTGGGTTTGCCGGGTGAAAGAGTTCGGTCCGCTGATTGTCTCTATCGACACCCACGGCAACAACCTGATCGCCGAAAACAAAAAACAGTTCGCCGCACGTCGCGGTCCTATCGTCGACGAGATCTGCGAGCACGTCCATTACATCAAATAA
- the tsaD gene encoding tRNA (adenosine(37)-N6)-threonylcarbamoyltransferase complex transferase subunit TsaD, with protein MRVLGIETSCDETGIAIYDDEKGLLANQLYSQVKLHADYGGVVPELASRDHVRKTVPLIQAALKEAGLTAKDIDAVAYTAGPGLVGALLVGATVGRSLAFAWNVPAIPVHHMEGHLLAPMLEDNPPEFPFVALLVSGGHTQLISVTGVGQYALLGESIDDAAGEAFDKTAKLLGLDYPGGPMLSKMAAQGTARRFVFPRPMTDRPGLDFSFSGLKTFAANTIRSNGNDDQTRADIARAFEDAVVDTLMIKCKRALDQTGFKRLVMAGGVSANRTLRAKLAEMMQKRRGEVFYARPEFCTDNGAMIAYAGMVRFKAGATADLGVTVRPRWPLAELPAA; from the coding sequence ATGCGTGTATTGGGTATTGAGACATCCTGCGATGAAACCGGCATCGCCATTTACGACGATGAAAAGGGTCTGTTGGCCAACCAATTGTATAGTCAGGTGAAATTGCATGCTGACTACGGTGGCGTGGTGCCTGAACTGGCCTCGCGCGATCATGTGCGCAAAACCGTACCGTTGATCCAGGCGGCGCTGAAAGAGGCGGGTTTAACGGCGAAAGACATTGATGCGGTGGCGTATACCGCAGGGCCGGGTCTGGTCGGCGCGCTGCTGGTCGGCGCAACCGTGGGGCGCTCACTGGCCTTTGCCTGGAATGTTCCTGCCATCCCTGTGCATCATATGGAAGGCCATCTGCTGGCACCGATGCTGGAAGATAACCCGCCGGAATTTCCGTTTGTCGCGCTGCTGGTTTCTGGCGGCCACACTCAGCTCATTAGCGTGACAGGGGTAGGCCAGTACGCACTGTTGGGCGAATCCATTGATGATGCGGCGGGTGAAGCCTTTGATAAAACCGCCAAACTGCTGGGGCTCGATTACCCAGGCGGTCCGATGCTGTCGAAAATGGCGGCTCAGGGTACTGCCAGGCGTTTTGTCTTCCCGCGCCCGATGACCGATCGTCCGGGGCTGGATTTCAGCTTCTCCGGCCTGAAGACCTTTGCGGCCAACACGATTCGCAGCAATGGCAATGACGATCAGACCCGTGCGGATATCGCCCGCGCGTTTGAAGATGCGGTGGTGGATACGTTGATGATCAAGTGCAAACGCGCGCTGGATCAGACCGGCTTTAAACGTCTGGTGATGGCGGGCGGCGTGAGCGCCAACCGCACGCTGCGTGCAAAGCTGGCCGAGATGATGCAAAAGCGTCGTGGCGAAGTGTTCTATGCGCGCCCGGAGTTTTGTACAGATAACGGCGCGATGATCGCCTATGCCGGGATGGTGCGTTTTAAAGCCGGAGCCACGGCCGATCTCGGCGTGACCGTGCGTCCACGCTGGCCGCTGGCAGAGTTACCCGCAGCGTAA